In Rosa chinensis cultivar Old Blush chromosome 1, RchiOBHm-V2, whole genome shotgun sequence, a genomic segment contains:
- the LOC112175850 gene encoding uncharacterized protein LOC112175850 isoform X3, with protein sequence MAPKRTKCMSMEELIPPSPVRPRKGQSQSRSTKRTSASGQYKRPRSNTTGNQQEVQLETPTAAQSETSQHHVSETSQEEPVTTQLHDSGQITQRAKKGRGAACGMPEWGTGKLIHIEFDANWMLIIENGKGFSSQLGILARDGEKVPLTYTSWNAMPEDILDAIWKDVKDNTDVPDEYKQHCLKVVGSRWRDWKCRVKTQWYDKYETDEQRLTFIPSQVVGEQWKILVKYWGLPQIKEMCETNKSNRAQGGGVPHRTGRKSFARLRKEMMENGEKTDRVSMFVKTRAMKTKDDDGQPIEIHDDEATAVISQFNEYLEERPEDEQDDTFREEVFTKVMGEDAHGRVRMYGTSVTPSQVFGNSKAYETNEKRTIEEMERKYEEMEKNYQTKLDDLKLSHESQLGDMKLKYDDVSNRLNLLMAHVGIQVNPSGSTSEQVGEISRS encoded by the exons ATGGCACCTAAGAGAACAAAATGTATGTCTATGGAGGAGTTGATTCCACCTTCTCCTGTGAGACCAAGAAAGGGTCAGTCGCAATCACGATCAACTAAACGTACGTCTGCTTCTGGTCAGTATAAACGGCCTAGATCTAATACTACTGGAAATCAACAAGAAGTTCAATTGGAGACACCTACAGCTGCTCAATCAGAGACATCGCAGCATCATGTGTCTGAAACTAGTCAGGAGGAGCCTGTTACAACTCAATTACATGATTCAG GTCAAATTACTCAAAGAGCTAAGAAAGGTAGAGGTGCTGCTTGTGGTATGCCTGAGTGGGGAACTGGAAAACTAATTCATATTGAGTTTGATGCTAACTGGATGCTTATTATTGAAAATGGGAAGGGATTTAGTTCACAACTTGGAATTTTGGCGCGAGATGGAGAGAAGGTTCCTCTAACATATACTTCATGGAATGCCATGCCAGAAGATATTTTGGATGCCATTTGGAAAGATGTCAAG GATAATACGGATGTTCCGGATGAGTATAAACAACATTGCTTAAAGGTTGTTGGTAGTAGATGGAGGGACTGGAAGTGCCGAGTCAAGACACAATGGTATGATAAATATGAAACGGATGAGCAGCGATTAACATTCATTCCTAGTCAGGTTGTTGGAGAGCAATGGAAGATATTAGTAAAGTATTGGGGTCTTccgcaaataa AGGAAATGTGTGAGACAAATAAATCTAACCGTGCACAAGGAGGAGGTGTCCCTCATAGGACCGGTCGAAAATCTTTTGCTAGACTACGAAAAGAG ATGatggagaatggagagaaaacaGATCGTGTCAGCATGTTTGTCAAAACAAGAGCAATGAAAACAAAGGATGATGATGGTCAACCAATTGAAATTCATGATGATGAGGCTACTGCTGTTATT AGTCAATTCAATGAATATTTGGAGGAGAGGCCAGAAGATGAACAAGATGATACTTTTCGTGAAGAGGTATTCACTAAAGTGATGGGAGAAGATGCACATGGACGTGTTCGCATGTATGGAACAAGTGTAACTCCATCTCAAgtgtttggtaattccaaagcTTATGAGACTAATGAGAAAAGGACAATTgaggaaatggaaagaaaatacgaGGAAATGGAAAAGAACTATCAGACAAAGCTAGATGATCTTAAATTGAGCCATGAATCTCAATTGGGAGACATGAAATTAAAGTACGATGATGTATCGAATCGTCTCAATCTTTTGATGGCTCATGTTGGTATCCAAGTAAACCCAAGTGGAAGTACAAGTGAACAg GTTGGAGAAATATCTAGGAGTTGA
- the LOC112175850 gene encoding uncharacterized protein LOC112175850 isoform X1 produces the protein MSFYSANIFKYLRINGLIETINISRNFTLKHLANGLKNMFHCRFMAPKRTKCMSMEELIPPSPVRPRKGQSQSRSTKRTSASGQYKRPRSNTTGNQQEVQLETPTAAQSETSQHHVSETSQEEPVTTQLHDSGQITQRAKKGRGAACGMPEWGTGKLIHIEFDANWMLIIENGKGFSSQLGILARDGEKVPLTYTSWNAMPEDILDAIWKDVKDNTDVPDEYKQHCLKVVGSRWRDWKCRVKTQWYDKYETDEQRLTFIPSQVVGEQWKILVKYWGLPQIKEMCETNKSNRAQGGGVPHRTGRKSFARLRKEMMENGEKTDRVSMFVKTRAMKTKDDDGQPIEIHDDEATAVISQFNEYLEERPEDEQDDTFREEVFTKVMGEDAHGRVRMYGTSVTPSQVFGNSKAYETNEKRTIEEMERKYEEMEKNYQTKLDDLKLSHESQLGDMKLKYDDVSNRLNLLMAHVGIQVNPSGSTSEQVGEISRS, from the exons ATGTCCTTCTATTCAGCCAACATCTTCAAATACTTGCGGATCAATGGCCTAATAGAAACAATCAATATATCCAGAAACTTCACATTGAAACATTTAGCAAATGGTTTAAAGAATAT GTTTCATTGCAGATTTATGGCACCTAAGAGAACAAAATGTATGTCTATGGAGGAGTTGATTCCACCTTCTCCTGTGAGACCAAGAAAGGGTCAGTCGCAATCACGATCAACTAAACGTACGTCTGCTTCTGGTCAGTATAAACGGCCTAGATCTAATACTACTGGAAATCAACAAGAAGTTCAATTGGAGACACCTACAGCTGCTCAATCAGAGACATCGCAGCATCATGTGTCTGAAACTAGTCAGGAGGAGCCTGTTACAACTCAATTACATGATTCAG GTCAAATTACTCAAAGAGCTAAGAAAGGTAGAGGTGCTGCTTGTGGTATGCCTGAGTGGGGAACTGGAAAACTAATTCATATTGAGTTTGATGCTAACTGGATGCTTATTATTGAAAATGGGAAGGGATTTAGTTCACAACTTGGAATTTTGGCGCGAGATGGAGAGAAGGTTCCTCTAACATATACTTCATGGAATGCCATGCCAGAAGATATTTTGGATGCCATTTGGAAAGATGTCAAG GATAATACGGATGTTCCGGATGAGTATAAACAACATTGCTTAAAGGTTGTTGGTAGTAGATGGAGGGACTGGAAGTGCCGAGTCAAGACACAATGGTATGATAAATATGAAACGGATGAGCAGCGATTAACATTCATTCCTAGTCAGGTTGTTGGAGAGCAATGGAAGATATTAGTAAAGTATTGGGGTCTTccgcaaataa AGGAAATGTGTGAGACAAATAAATCTAACCGTGCACAAGGAGGAGGTGTCCCTCATAGGACCGGTCGAAAATCTTTTGCTAGACTACGAAAAGAG ATGatggagaatggagagaaaacaGATCGTGTCAGCATGTTTGTCAAAACAAGAGCAATGAAAACAAAGGATGATGATGGTCAACCAATTGAAATTCATGATGATGAGGCTACTGCTGTTATT AGTCAATTCAATGAATATTTGGAGGAGAGGCCAGAAGATGAACAAGATGATACTTTTCGTGAAGAGGTATTCACTAAAGTGATGGGAGAAGATGCACATGGACGTGTTCGCATGTATGGAACAAGTGTAACTCCATCTCAAgtgtttggtaattccaaagcTTATGAGACTAATGAGAAAAGGACAATTgaggaaatggaaagaaaatacgaGGAAATGGAAAAGAACTATCAGACAAAGCTAGATGATCTTAAATTGAGCCATGAATCTCAATTGGGAGACATGAAATTAAAGTACGATGATGTATCGAATCGTCTCAATCTTTTGATGGCTCATGTTGGTATCCAAGTAAACCCAAGTGGAAGTACAAGTGAACAg GTTGGAGAAATATCTAGGAGTTGA
- the LOC112175850 gene encoding uncharacterized protein LOC112175850 isoform X2: MLAGPVQFRWMYPIERFHCRFMAPKRTKCMSMEELIPPSPVRPRKGQSQSRSTKRTSASGQYKRPRSNTTGNQQEVQLETPTAAQSETSQHHVSETSQEEPVTTQLHDSGQITQRAKKGRGAACGMPEWGTGKLIHIEFDANWMLIIENGKGFSSQLGILARDGEKVPLTYTSWNAMPEDILDAIWKDVKDNTDVPDEYKQHCLKVVGSRWRDWKCRVKTQWYDKYETDEQRLTFIPSQVVGEQWKILVKYWGLPQIKEMCETNKSNRAQGGGVPHRTGRKSFARLRKEMMENGEKTDRVSMFVKTRAMKTKDDDGQPIEIHDDEATAVISQFNEYLEERPEDEQDDTFREEVFTKVMGEDAHGRVRMYGTSVTPSQVFGNSKAYETNEKRTIEEMERKYEEMEKNYQTKLDDLKLSHESQLGDMKLKYDDVSNRLNLLMAHVGIQVNPSGSTSEQVGEISRS; encoded by the exons ATGCTTGCGGGTCCTGTACAATTTCGGTGGATGTATCCAATTGAGAG GTTTCATTGCAGATTTATGGCACCTAAGAGAACAAAATGTATGTCTATGGAGGAGTTGATTCCACCTTCTCCTGTGAGACCAAGAAAGGGTCAGTCGCAATCACGATCAACTAAACGTACGTCTGCTTCTGGTCAGTATAAACGGCCTAGATCTAATACTACTGGAAATCAACAAGAAGTTCAATTGGAGACACCTACAGCTGCTCAATCAGAGACATCGCAGCATCATGTGTCTGAAACTAGTCAGGAGGAGCCTGTTACAACTCAATTACATGATTCAG GTCAAATTACTCAAAGAGCTAAGAAAGGTAGAGGTGCTGCTTGTGGTATGCCTGAGTGGGGAACTGGAAAACTAATTCATATTGAGTTTGATGCTAACTGGATGCTTATTATTGAAAATGGGAAGGGATTTAGTTCACAACTTGGAATTTTGGCGCGAGATGGAGAGAAGGTTCCTCTAACATATACTTCATGGAATGCCATGCCAGAAGATATTTTGGATGCCATTTGGAAAGATGTCAAG GATAATACGGATGTTCCGGATGAGTATAAACAACATTGCTTAAAGGTTGTTGGTAGTAGATGGAGGGACTGGAAGTGCCGAGTCAAGACACAATGGTATGATAAATATGAAACGGATGAGCAGCGATTAACATTCATTCCTAGTCAGGTTGTTGGAGAGCAATGGAAGATATTAGTAAAGTATTGGGGTCTTccgcaaataa AGGAAATGTGTGAGACAAATAAATCTAACCGTGCACAAGGAGGAGGTGTCCCTCATAGGACCGGTCGAAAATCTTTTGCTAGACTACGAAAAGAG ATGatggagaatggagagaaaacaGATCGTGTCAGCATGTTTGTCAAAACAAGAGCAATGAAAACAAAGGATGATGATGGTCAACCAATTGAAATTCATGATGATGAGGCTACTGCTGTTATT AGTCAATTCAATGAATATTTGGAGGAGAGGCCAGAAGATGAACAAGATGATACTTTTCGTGAAGAGGTATTCACTAAAGTGATGGGAGAAGATGCACATGGACGTGTTCGCATGTATGGAACAAGTGTAACTCCATCTCAAgtgtttggtaattccaaagcTTATGAGACTAATGAGAAAAGGACAATTgaggaaatggaaagaaaatacgaGGAAATGGAAAAGAACTATCAGACAAAGCTAGATGATCTTAAATTGAGCCATGAATCTCAATTGGGAGACATGAAATTAAAGTACGATGATGTATCGAATCGTCTCAATCTTTTGATGGCTCATGTTGGTATCCAAGTAAACCCAAGTGGAAGTACAAGTGAACAg GTTGGAGAAATATCTAGGAGTTGA
- the LOC112182411 gene encoding tafazzin isoform X1 → MAAARVEHGDLWKSNALSVQRRIRERFRVEVDCRFRHHPIFADGYFASTVQRWLQRFRDFKRDSLQSSTVFYRQRVGKEINAEEESAILRMVQAVAVPVIGNVCHVFMNGLNRVQVYGLEKFHDALLRRPKDRPLITVSNHVASMDDPLVIAALLPPNVLLDAKNLRWTLCASDRCFSNPVTSAFFRSVKVLPVARGDGIYQKGMDIAISKLNQGGWVHIFPEGSRSRDGGKTLGSPKRGVGRLVLDADNIPMVIPFVHSGMQDIMPIGASFPRIGKRVTVVIGDPIYFDDLLNNEGAKHLSRGKLYDAVSSRIGHRLRQLKVQVDKLTKGTQLLNDGSLIEETPELVVAGTQEPRSFDRFRVGFSKDGWIASRMRSFMEPTELMGFAARGLFVNRRAVETSESGSRRVGPLKAWNQFLEANVLPRWNCA, encoded by the exons ATGGCTGCTGCGAGGGTTGAGCACGGAGATCTGTGGAAGAGCAACGCCCTCTCCGTACAGCGCCGGATCAGGGAGCGGTTCAGAGTCGAGGTGGACTGCCGATTCAGGCACCACCCGATTTTCGCCGACGGCTACTTCGCCTCTACCGTGCAGCGGTGGCTCCAGCGGTTCCGTGATTTCAAGAGGGACTCGCTTCAGTCCTCCACCGTCTTCTATCGCCAACGAG TGGGCAAGGAAATCAACGCTGAAGAAGAGTCGGCCATTCTTCGCATGGTGCAAGCTGTTGCTGTGCCGGTCATTGGCAATGTTTGCCATGTGTTCATGAATGGATTAAATCGTGTTCAG GTCTATGGTTTAGAAAAATTTCATGACGCGTTGCTACGCAGACCCAAAGACAGGCCTCTTATAACG GTTAGCAATCATGTGGCTTCTATGGATGATCCGCTTGTTATTGCTGCGCTGCTTCCTCCAAATGTTCTTCTGGATGCTAAGAACTTGAGGTGGACACTCTGTGCATCTGATAGGTGTTTTTCGAATCCTGTAACTTCAGCATTTTTCCGATCTGTCAAAGTCTTGCCAGTTGCTCGTGGTGATGGGATTTATCAAAAG GGTATGGACATTGCTATTTCAAAATTAAATCAAGGTGGCTGGGTTCACATCTTCCCAGAAGGTAGTCGTTCTCGAGATGGTGGTAAAACCCTGGGGTCACCCAAGAGAGGTGTTGGGAG GTTGGTCCTTGATGCTGACAATATTCCCATGGTTATTCCATTTGTACATAGCGGGATGCAGGACATCATGCCTATTGGTGCCAGTTTCCCGAGGATTGGCAAGAGG GTGACGGTGGTTATTGGTGATCCAATCTACTTTGATGATTTGCTAAATAATGAAGGAGCAAAGCATTTATCAAGAGGAAAGTTATATGATGCAGTATCCTCAAGAATCGGTCATCGATTACGTCAACTGAAAGTTCAGGTTGACAAATTGACTAAAGGGACACAATTACTAAATGATGGTTCACTGATAGAAGAAACTCCAGAACTAGTTGTTGCCGGTACACAAGAGCCCAGGTCTTTTGATCGGTTCCGAGTGGGTTTCTCAAAAGATGGCTGGATTGCATCAAGGATGCGTAGTTTTATGGAACCTACTGAGCTGATGGGATTTGCAGCCAGAGGCTTATTTGTGAACCGTAGAGCAGTTGAAACCTCTGAAAGTGGTAGTAGAAGGGTTGGCCCGTTGAAAGCATGGAACCAATTTCTTGAAGCCAATGTACTACCAAGATGGAACTGTGCCTGA
- the LOC112182411 gene encoding tafazzin isoform X2 produces MAAARVEHGDLWKSNALSVQRRIRERFRVEVDCRFRHHPIFADGYFASTVQRWLQRFRDFKRDSLQSSTVFYRQRVGKEINAEEESAILRMVQAVAVPVIGNVCHVFMNGLNRVQVYGLEKFHDALLRRPKDRPLITVSNHVASMDDPLVIAALLPPNVLLDAKNLRWTLCASDRCFSNPVTSAFFRSVKVLPVARGDGIYQKGMDIAISKLNQGGWVHIFPEGSRSRDGGKTLGSPKRGVGSGMQDIMPIGASFPRIGKRVTVVIGDPIYFDDLLNNEGAKHLSRGKLYDAVSSRIGHRLRQLKVQVDKLTKGTQLLNDGSLIEETPELVVAGTQEPRSFDRFRVGFSKDGWIASRMRSFMEPTELMGFAARGLFVNRRAVETSESGSRRVGPLKAWNQFLEANVLPRWNCA; encoded by the exons ATGGCTGCTGCGAGGGTTGAGCACGGAGATCTGTGGAAGAGCAACGCCCTCTCCGTACAGCGCCGGATCAGGGAGCGGTTCAGAGTCGAGGTGGACTGCCGATTCAGGCACCACCCGATTTTCGCCGACGGCTACTTCGCCTCTACCGTGCAGCGGTGGCTCCAGCGGTTCCGTGATTTCAAGAGGGACTCGCTTCAGTCCTCCACCGTCTTCTATCGCCAACGAG TGGGCAAGGAAATCAACGCTGAAGAAGAGTCGGCCATTCTTCGCATGGTGCAAGCTGTTGCTGTGCCGGTCATTGGCAATGTTTGCCATGTGTTCATGAATGGATTAAATCGTGTTCAG GTCTATGGTTTAGAAAAATTTCATGACGCGTTGCTACGCAGACCCAAAGACAGGCCTCTTATAACG GTTAGCAATCATGTGGCTTCTATGGATGATCCGCTTGTTATTGCTGCGCTGCTTCCTCCAAATGTTCTTCTGGATGCTAAGAACTTGAGGTGGACACTCTGTGCATCTGATAGGTGTTTTTCGAATCCTGTAACTTCAGCATTTTTCCGATCTGTCAAAGTCTTGCCAGTTGCTCGTGGTGATGGGATTTATCAAAAG GGTATGGACATTGCTATTTCAAAATTAAATCAAGGTGGCTGGGTTCACATCTTCCCAGAAGGTAGTCGTTCTCGAGATGGTGGTAAAACCCTGGGGTCACCCAAGAGAGGTGTTGGGAG CGGGATGCAGGACATCATGCCTATTGGTGCCAGTTTCCCGAGGATTGGCAAGAGG GTGACGGTGGTTATTGGTGATCCAATCTACTTTGATGATTTGCTAAATAATGAAGGAGCAAAGCATTTATCAAGAGGAAAGTTATATGATGCAGTATCCTCAAGAATCGGTCATCGATTACGTCAACTGAAAGTTCAGGTTGACAAATTGACTAAAGGGACACAATTACTAAATGATGGTTCACTGATAGAAGAAACTCCAGAACTAGTTGTTGCCGGTACACAAGAGCCCAGGTCTTTTGATCGGTTCCGAGTGGGTTTCTCAAAAGATGGCTGGATTGCATCAAGGATGCGTAGTTTTATGGAACCTACTGAGCTGATGGGATTTGCAGCCAGAGGCTTATTTGTGAACCGTAGAGCAGTTGAAACCTCTGAAAGTGGTAGTAGAAGGGTTGGCCCGTTGAAAGCATGGAACCAATTTCTTGAAGCCAATGTACTACCAAGATGGAACTGTGCCTGA